In Cupriavidus sp. EM10, the genomic window GGGCATGCGCGTGGTGGATGCGGGCGAGGGCTTCGAGGCCGCGCTGGCATCGGTCAAGCGCGAGGCGTCGGCCAGCTTCGGCGACGACAAGGTGCTGGTGGAGAAGTACCTGACCCGTCCGCGCCATATCGAAATCCAGGTGTTTGCCGACACGCAGGGCAACTGCGTCTACCTGTTCGAGCGCGACTGCTCGGTGCAGCGGCGCCACCAGAAGGTGCTGGAGGAAGCGCCGGCACCGGGCATGACCGAAGACCGCCGCCGCGCGATGGGCGAGGCCGCCGTGGCTGCCGCCCGGGCCGTGGGCTACGTGGGCGCCGGCACCGTGGAGTTCATTGCCAACCAGGACGGTTCGTTCTACTTCATGGAGATGAACACGCGCCTGCAGGTGGAGCATCCGGTCACCGAGATGATCACGGGCCAGGATCTGGTCGAATGGCAACTGCGCGTGGCGGCCGGCGAGCCGCTGCCGCTGACGCAGGAACAGCTGAAGATCGACGGCCACGCGCTGGAGGCGCGCATCTACGCCGAGAATCCGGACAAGGGCTTCCTGCCGTCGACGGGCACGCTGCGCTTCCTGCGCACGCCGCCGGCGGTGCAGTTCATGCGCGGCGGGGATGCCCATGGCCCGGCCGGCGTGCGGATCGATGCCGGCGTGCGCGAGGGCGACACCATCAGCCCGTTCTACGACCCGATGATCGCCAAGCTGATCGTCTGGGGCCGCGACCGCGACGAAGCGCTGTCGCGCATGGCGCAGGCGCTGGCCGGCTATCACGTGGTGGGGCTGTCGACCAACGTGGCGTTCCTGCAGCGGCTGGTCAAGTCCGAGGCGTTTCGCACGGCGGATCTCGACACCGGCCTGATCGAACGCAACCAGACCGTGCTGTTCCCGCCGCAGAAGTCGGTGGGCATCGAAGCCATCGCGCTGGCCGTGGCGGCGCTGCTGGAGCGCGAAACGCGCGAGCGCCGCGTGGACGAGGCCGACCGCCACTCGCCGTGGACCCACGCCGGCGGCTGGCGCCTGAACGCACGAGATCAGCGCACGCTCTACTTCGAGGCCGCGGGCCACAAGCTGGAGGTGGTGCTCAAGGGCGACGCGCGTGACACGCGCCGCAGCACGCTGATCTACGCCGACCAGGCCGCGCCGTTCGCCTACACGTTCAATGCCGACGATATCCGCGTGGATTTGGGCACACGCCGCACGCATGGCCAGGTGCACCTGGAGGGCGACACCTTCCACGTATTCCATGCCGGCCGCCATACCGTGCTGCAATGGCTGGACCCGCTGGCTCACGCCGGGGAATCCGAAGGCGAGGGCGGCAAGCTGACCGCGCCGATGCCGGGCAAGGTGATTGCCGTGATGGTGGAGCCGGGCAGCAAGGTCACGCGCGGCACGCCGCTGCTGGTGATGGAAGCCATGAAGATGGAGCACACGATTGCCGCGCCGTCCGACGGCGTGGTCAGCGAGGTGCTCTACGGCGTGGGCGAGCAGGTAACCGAAGGCGCCCAGCTGCTGGCGTTCGCGGTGGAAGAGGGTGCCGACGCCTGACGCTTTGCTCCCTTCTCCCGCAAGGCGGGAGAGGGAGCAAAACCAGCCACCATCATCCCCTTGGCGGTAATCGCACACCCCGCCTCCGGCGCCCGGGAAAGCGCGCATAATCGTTGGCCTAACCCGTATAACAATGGAGTCGAGATGAAGTTGCAGCTGTACGTGCCGGATGGCCGCTACGCACCGTGGATCGAGGGCTTTGCCGAAGTGTTGCCCGAAGCGCAATGCGTGACCTGGGAAGAAAGCCAGGGCCAGCAGGTGGACTTCGCCGTAGTGTGGCGCCCGCCGCTGGAAATGCTGCGCGGCCGCACGGACCTGAAGGCGGTCTTCAATCTCGGCGCCGGGGTGGACGGCATCCTGCGCCTGCGCGACAACGATCCCGAGGCGCTGCCGGCCGGCGTGCCGATCGTGCGCCTGGACGACGCCGGCATGGCTGCCCAGATGAGCGAGTACGTGGCCGCCGCCGTGCTGCGCTACTTCCGCAAGCTCGACGCGTACGACGCGCAGGAACGGGCCGGCACGTGGAAATTCCTGAAGCCGCACCGCCGGGCCGATTTCACGATCGGCGTGATGGGCATCGGCACGCTGGGCTCGCATATCGCGCGCACGCTGGCCAGCTTCGGCTTTCCGGTGCGCGGCTGGAGCCGGTCGGCCAAGGTGGTCGACGGCGTGCAGTCGTTCCATGGCGAGGATGGCCAGCAGGCGTTCCTGAGCGGGCTGAAGGTGCTGGTCAACGTGCTGCCGCTGACGCCCGACACCGAGGACATCATCGACACCCACCTGCTCTACAAGCTGGCCAAGGGCGCCTACGTGATCAACGTGGCGCGCGGCCAGCACCTGGTGGAAGCCGACCTGCTGGCGGCCGTGCAGGACGGGCAGATCGCCGGC contains:
- a CDS encoding glyoxylate/hydroxypyruvate reductase A yields the protein MKLQLYVPDGRYAPWIEGFAEVLPEAQCVTWEESQGQQVDFAVVWRPPLEMLRGRTDLKAVFNLGAGVDGILRLRDNDPEALPAGVPIVRLDDAGMAAQMSEYVAAAVLRYFRKLDAYDAQERAGTWKFLKPHRRADFTIGVMGIGTLGSHIARTLASFGFPVRGWSRSAKVVDGVQSFHGEDGQQAFLSGLKVLVNVLPLTPDTEDIIDTHLLYKLAKGAYVINVARGQHLVEADLLAAVQDGQIAGASLDVFRTEPLPAEHPYWQEPRITITPHISALTLREDSIAQIAGKIRLLAEGKPIAGVVDLQRGY